Proteins encoded within one genomic window of Bradyrhizobium sp. CB1717:
- a CDS encoding LysR family transcriptional regulator, giving the protein MNWDDLRIIAAVRDEGTYAGASARLRIDETTVGRRLSRIERALGLRLFEAADGVRRPTRSCEAVLAHVEAMAAHAAEIGRLSESLEGPVGRLRIASTNTVAEEVLSPRASDFLRANPGLTLQFLTSSENVKFSRWEADLAIRLRKPDKGDFAISKLGDIRIYYFEPVTTEGEPMLCAYPDELGAIPEMQFLRTKKARARCVTDNVRVIRNLIRAHQAAGVLPEYVCADLLGDRRLRATLLQKRRDVWLLVQNHLKRDAATRVTIDWVRACFQEMSRS; this is encoded by the coding sequence ATGAATTGGGACGATCTGCGCATCATCGCTGCCGTCAGGGACGAGGGCACCTATGCGGGCGCCAGCGCGCGGCTGCGCATCGACGAGACGACGGTCGGGCGCAGGCTGTCGCGCATCGAGCGTGCGCTCGGTCTGCGTCTGTTCGAGGCCGCCGACGGCGTCCGCAGGCCGACGCGGAGTTGCGAGGCGGTGCTGGCGCATGTCGAGGCGATGGCCGCGCATGCCGCCGAGATCGGTCGCCTCAGTGAGAGCCTGGAAGGCCCGGTGGGACGCCTGCGCATCGCCTCCACCAACACGGTCGCCGAGGAAGTGCTGTCGCCGCGCGCGAGCGACTTCCTGCGTGCCAATCCCGGCCTGACGCTGCAATTCCTCACCTCGAGCGAGAACGTCAAATTCTCGCGCTGGGAGGCCGATCTCGCCATCCGCCTGCGCAAACCCGACAAGGGCGACTTCGCGATCTCAAAGCTCGGCGATATCCGGATCTATTATTTCGAGCCTGTGACGACCGAGGGCGAGCCGATGCTGTGTGCCTATCCGGACGAGCTCGGGGCCATTCCCGAGATGCAATTCCTGCGCACGAAGAAAGCCCGCGCGCGCTGCGTCACCGACAACGTTCGCGTCATCCGCAACCTGATCCGCGCGCATCAGGCCGCCGGCGTGTTGCCCGAGTATGTTTGCGCGGACCTGCTCGGCGATCGCCGCCTGCGCGCCACGCTGCTGCAGAAGCGCCGCGATGTCTGGCTGCTGGTGCAAAACCATCTCAAGCGCGACGCTGCAACGCGTGTGACCATCGACTGGGTGAGGGCGTGTTTCCAGGAGATGTCGCGCAGTTGA
- a CDS encoding SDR family oxidoreductase, with protein MAPHDTTRVLAGKVALVTGAGRGLGRAFAEKLAGLGADVAVHGMRENGPAEYGEGTTLTAVAAEIGQQFGIRSQRVLGDLTKGEDIARVIAETEGALGPIDILVHNAGGDIAAAGGKPDPNDAVNIREADVRAVLERNLLSTILTCQAVARGMMERRRGRIVTLGSVAAFKGRTQGSIYAVSKAGVTHYTRCLADQLRPYDIAVNCIAPGDTRTGRFLGTRAVDPGRMVETGTLDRIATVDEIARVVEFFAGPMGAFVSGQVLRIDGGGQCWPG; from the coding sequence ATGGCGCCGCACGACACTACGAGGGTATTGGCCGGCAAGGTCGCGTTGGTGACCGGCGCAGGGCGCGGGCTCGGCCGCGCCTTCGCGGAGAAACTTGCCGGCCTCGGCGCTGATGTTGCCGTCCATGGCATGCGCGAGAACGGGCCGGCGGAATATGGTGAGGGCACCACCCTCACCGCGGTGGCCGCAGAAATCGGCCAGCAATTCGGCATCCGCAGCCAGCGCGTGCTGGGCGATCTCACCAAGGGCGAGGACATCGCGCGCGTGATTGCGGAGACGGAAGGCGCGCTCGGCCCGATCGACATTCTCGTGCACAATGCCGGCGGCGACATCGCAGCCGCCGGAGGCAAGCCCGATCCGAACGACGCGGTGAACATCAGGGAAGCCGACGTACGCGCGGTGCTGGAGCGCAATCTGCTCTCGACCATTCTGACCTGCCAGGCTGTCGCGCGCGGCATGATGGAGCGGCGGCGCGGGCGCATCGTCACGCTGGGCTCGGTCGCCGCTTTCAAGGGGCGCACCCAGGGCTCGATCTATGCGGTGTCGAAGGCCGGCGTCACCCACTACACGCGATGTCTGGCCGATCAGCTCCGCCCCTACGATATCGCCGTCAATTGCATCGCGCCTGGCGATACCCGCACCGGCCGTTTCCTCGGCACGCGCGCAGTGGACCCTGGCAGGATGGTCGAGACCGGCACGCTCGACCGGATCGCAACCGTCGACGAGATCGCCCGGGTCGTCGAATTCTTCGCAGGCCCCATGGGCGCGTTCGTGTCCGGCCAGGTGCTCAGGATCGACGGTGGAGGACAGTGCTGGCCGGGCTGA
- the lepB gene encoding signal peptidase I, protein MTVLQETIRPAARSSDWKAIVVLILLIPVLWSPPFLVRFFLYQPFNIPSGSMTPTLVVGDYVFAAKYAYGYGRYSFPFAPSWVSGRFLAADPEYGDIVVFRTPKDISVDYVKRVVGLPGDRVQMRGGQLFLNDKPVTRVALKEVFAGAACGGDDDARAKRWRETLPNGASYVTYDCVDNGFLDSTSVYAVPPGHFFVLGDNRDNSTDSRMMSAFGFVPMDNLVGKVTRIFWSLDENGDPHMERLGKVE, encoded by the coding sequence ATGACTGTGCTTCAGGAAACGATCCGCCCCGCGGCGCGATCCAGCGACTGGAAGGCGATCGTCGTCCTGATCCTGCTGATCCCGGTGCTGTGGTCGCCGCCGTTCCTGGTTCGCTTCTTCCTCTACCAGCCGTTCAACATCCCGTCCGGCTCGATGACGCCGACCCTGGTCGTCGGCGACTACGTGTTCGCCGCCAAATATGCCTACGGTTATGGCCGCTATTCCTTTCCCTTCGCGCCGTCCTGGGTCTCGGGCCGCTTCCTTGCCGCCGACCCCGAATACGGCGACATCGTCGTGTTTCGCACGCCGAAGGACATCTCGGTCGATTACGTCAAGCGCGTGGTTGGCCTGCCCGGCGACCGCGTGCAGATGCGGGGAGGGCAGCTCTTCCTCAACGACAAGCCGGTGACGCGCGTAGCGCTGAAGGAGGTGTTCGCCGGTGCCGCCTGCGGAGGCGATGATGATGCGAGGGCCAAGCGCTGGCGCGAGACGCTGCCGAACGGCGCGAGCTATGTGACCTACGATTGCGTCGACAATGGCTTCCTCGACAGCACCAGCGTCTACGCCGTGCCGCCAGGTCATTTCTTCGTGCTCGGCGACAACCGCGACAACTCCACCGACAGCCGCATGATGTCGGCGTTCGGCTTCGTGCCGATGGACAACCTCGTCGGCAAGGTGACGCGGATCTTCTGGTCGCTCGACGAAAACGGCGATCCGCACATGGAGCGGCTTGGGAAGGTGGAGTGA
- a CDS encoding cysteine hydrolase family protein, which produces MTTAKTLLQLAGADLNPPRLADAALVLIDIQNEYLEGPLALPDARSAIARAAALLARARESGAAIIHIAHRGKAGSLFDRGAERGAIVAELSPRAGELVIEKELPNAFAGTDLRANLAATDRKNIVLAGFMTHMCVSSTGRAALDLGFRTTIDADACATRDLPDGRGGTLDARTIHEVALAELSDRFAIIARGDALK; this is translated from the coding sequence ATGACGACCGCAAAGACCCTGCTGCAGCTCGCCGGCGCCGATCTCAACCCGCCGCGTCTTGCCGACGCCGCGCTGGTGCTGATCGATATCCAGAACGAATATCTCGAAGGTCCTCTCGCCTTGCCCGACGCGAGATCCGCGATCGCGCGGGCGGCGGCGCTGCTGGCGCGGGCTCGCGAGAGCGGAGCCGCGATCATCCATATTGCCCATCGCGGCAAGGCCGGCAGCCTGTTCGATCGCGGCGCTGAGCGCGGCGCCATCGTCGCCGAGCTGAGCCCCCGTGCCGGCGAGCTGGTGATCGAGAAGGAGCTGCCGAATGCGTTCGCCGGCACTGATTTGCGGGCGAACCTTGCCGCAACCGACAGGAAGAACATCGTGCTGGCCGGCTTCATGACGCATATGTGCGTCAGCTCCACGGGGCGCGCCGCGCTCGACCTCGGGTTTCGCACGACGATCGACGCCGACGCATGCGCCACGCGCGACCTGCCGGACGGCCGCGGCGGCACGCTGGACGCCCGGACCATCCACGAGGTTGCGCTCGCCGAGCTATCCGACCGCTTCGCCATCATCGCGCGCGGCGATGCACTGAAATAA
- a CDS encoding adenylate/guanylate cyclase domain-containing protein, producing MTRRVQILVALVLTALWGAGIYVGHANGHLRFLDRLEATLTDWRTQVRGVQAPPDLVTIVAIDDTVVKRGGSYPLPRADLARVVDTIVQFKPKVVAIDLLLVDRSAAIGDATLASTLATGPMVLAAAAIFPSASETVAPSSQGPLAVLPQAERFLLPLPAFADHAEVGVVNVATGQSGSPLSVPMLFRTHDKVELSFPLRVATRALDKPLTIAPDRLMLGDRAVPTDSDFALPITYYGPRRTIRTVSAQSIFDGTLNRAAIENRIVVIGASVAGGGDFYPTPFDSLMPGVEVISTAITHLVAGDGITRDHKVHIIDALTAILLPVLLVGLLAWRRSALGIVAAAVVMIAWAGLNLFAFTHGLWLNAATTLAATVPPVAVFAGVQLWAGGRKAQYLTAKSRSLAQFQAPAVQEWLARDPDFLAKPVRQDAAVVFIDLSGFTALSERTDPDALRDILNAFHARIDTAATACGGIVTGFLGDGAMILFGLPGAMPDDAARALKCAIELHRSVDRWIASLPPAIGDQLGFKIGAHCGPIVASRLGGSHQHITATGDTVNVANRLMEVAAQNGAQLALSDTLLDAADYLGDPDSTLRGPLRTQVRGRSGTVAVWFWRDESKPGASAANAEITG from the coding sequence ATGACTCGACGCGTTCAGATTCTGGTGGCCCTCGTCCTCACCGCGCTGTGGGGTGCCGGCATCTATGTCGGTCACGCCAACGGTCATCTGCGCTTTCTCGATCGCCTCGAGGCGACGCTGACGGATTGGCGGACGCAGGTCCGCGGCGTGCAGGCGCCGCCGGATCTCGTCACCATCGTCGCGATCGACGACACCGTGGTGAAGCGCGGCGGCAGCTATCCGCTGCCGCGCGCCGATCTCGCCCGCGTCGTCGACACCATCGTGCAGTTCAAGCCGAAGGTCGTCGCGATCGACCTCTTGCTGGTCGACCGCAGCGCCGCGATAGGCGATGCGACGCTGGCCAGCACGCTCGCCACCGGTCCCATGGTGCTTGCCGCCGCAGCGATCTTCCCGTCCGCCAGCGAGACCGTGGCGCCCAGCAGCCAGGGTCCCCTCGCCGTGCTGCCGCAAGCCGAGCGCTTCCTGCTGCCGCTGCCGGCGTTCGCCGACCACGCCGAGGTCGGCGTCGTCAACGTCGCCACCGGGCAATCGGGCTCGCCGCTTTCGGTGCCGATGCTGTTTCGGACCCACGACAAGGTCGAGCTCTCATTCCCCTTGCGCGTCGCGACCCGCGCGCTCGACAAGCCGCTGACGATCGCGCCGGACCGTCTCATGCTGGGCGATCGCGCGGTGCCGACCGACAGCGACTTCGCGCTGCCGATCACCTATTACGGCCCGCGCCGCACCATCCGCACCGTCAGCGCGCAGAGCATCTTCGACGGCACGCTCAATCGCGCGGCGATCGAGAACCGGATCGTGGTGATCGGCGCCTCGGTCGCCGGCGGCGGCGACTTCTATCCGACGCCGTTCGATTCCCTCATGCCCGGCGTCGAGGTGATCTCCACTGCGATCACGCATCTCGTCGCCGGCGACGGCATCACGCGCGACCACAAGGTTCATATCATCGATGCGCTCACTGCGATCCTGTTGCCGGTGCTGCTCGTCGGCCTGCTCGCCTGGCGACGCAGCGCGCTCGGCATTGTCGCGGCAGCCGTCGTGATGATCGCCTGGGCCGGGCTCAATTTGTTCGCCTTCACACACGGCCTCTGGCTGAACGCTGCAACTACGCTTGCAGCGACAGTGCCACCGGTTGCGGTCTTTGCCGGCGTGCAGCTCTGGGCCGGCGGCCGCAAGGCGCAATATCTCACCGCCAAGAGCAGGTCGCTGGCGCAGTTCCAGGCGCCGGCCGTGCAGGAATGGCTGGCGCGCGATCCCGATTTCCTGGCGAAGCCGGTCCGGCAGGATGCGGCCGTCGTCTTCATCGATCTCTCGGGCTTCACCGCGCTCAGCGAACGGACCGATCCCGATGCGTTGCGGGACATCCTGAATGCGTTTCACGCGCGGATCGACACGGCTGCGACCGCGTGCGGCGGCATCGTCACCGGCTTCCTCGGCGACGGCGCCATGATCCTGTTCGGCCTGCCCGGTGCGATGCCCGATGATGCGGCGCGCGCGCTCAAATGCGCCATCGAGCTGCATCGCAGCGTCGATCGCTGGATCGCATCGCTGCCGCCCGCAATCGGGGATCAGCTCGGCTTCAAGATCGGCGCGCATTGCGGCCCGATCGTCGCCTCGCGCCTTGGCGGCAGCCATCAGCACATCACGGCGACCGGCGACACCGTCAATGTCGCGAACCGGCTGATGGAGGTCGCGGCCCAGAACGGCGCGCAGCTCGCGCTGAGCGACACGCTGCTGGATGCGGCCGACTATCTCGGCGACCCCGACAGCACGTTGAGAGGCCCGCTGCGCACCCAGGTCCGCGGCCGCTCCGGCACGGTTGCGGTCTGGTTCTGGCGCGACGAGAGCAAGCCGGGCGCGTCGGCGGCCAACGCGGAGATAACCGGCTGA
- a CDS encoding glycosyltransferase family 39 protein — MGGADARIVRNTALAILALVALRLVAAAFTPITFDEAYYWMWSKNLAGGYYDHPPMVAYVIRAGTMIAGDTELGVRLVSILLALPMSYAIYRSAAILFGGARVAATSAILLNVTLLASVGTLIVTPDAPLLVASSFVLFFLAKVLETGRGVWWLAVGAAVGAALLSKYTAMFFGAAILIWLASVPKLRRWFLSPWPYLGGLVALALFSPVILWNADHQWVSFAKQLGRAKIEDFRPVFIAELIPTQVAFATPLVFILGAMGLHALTWHRAGALASRVLIETMFWTIVAYFVWHSLHARVEANWFAPVYPPFVIAAAAAANLVQWKPRQRRLADFCLRWAAPTGIVMFAALIVQANTGWLSGYRRDATVRSVGVGWRELAAQIEAERARNGATCVLAPDYGTTGWLAFYLPRGTCVVQQNQRIRWVNMPEPDPKLLAGKLLYVDELRGEGHPALNGLFAKVTQIAQLQRKRGPLVVETYGIDLLEDARGDVLDRSPPPEAR; from the coding sequence ATGGGCGGAGCTGACGCGCGGATCGTCCGCAACACCGCGCTGGCGATTCTCGCGCTGGTGGCTTTGCGGCTCGTCGCGGCCGCCTTCACGCCGATCACCTTCGACGAAGCCTATTACTGGATGTGGTCGAAGAACCTGGCCGGTGGTTACTACGACCACCCGCCGATGGTCGCCTACGTCATCCGCGCCGGCACCATGATCGCCGGCGACACCGAGCTCGGCGTCCGCCTGGTCTCGATCCTGCTCGCGCTGCCGATGAGCTATGCGATCTACCGCTCCGCGGCGATCCTGTTCGGCGGCGCCCGTGTCGCCGCGACCAGCGCCATCCTGCTCAATGTGACGCTGCTGGCCTCCGTCGGCACGCTGATCGTGACGCCCGATGCGCCGCTGCTGGTCGCCTCCAGCTTCGTGCTGTTCTTCCTCGCAAAAGTGCTGGAGACCGGCCGCGGCGTCTGGTGGCTTGCGGTCGGCGCCGCGGTCGGCGCGGCGCTGCTGTCGAAATACACCGCGATGTTCTTTGGCGCCGCCATCCTGATCTGGCTCGCGTCCGTGCCGAAGCTCAGGCGGTGGTTTCTCTCCCCCTGGCCCTATCTCGGCGGTCTCGTGGCCCTGGCGCTGTTCTCGCCGGTGATCCTCTGGAACGCGGACCATCAATGGGTCTCGTTCGCAAAGCAGCTCGGGCGCGCCAAGATCGAGGACTTCCGTCCGGTCTTCATCGCCGAGCTGATCCCGACCCAGGTCGCGTTCGCGACCCCGCTGGTCTTCATCCTCGGTGCGATGGGCCTGCACGCGCTGACCTGGCATCGGGCCGGCGCGCTGGCCTCGCGCGTGCTGATCGAGACGATGTTCTGGACCATCGTCGCCTATTTCGTCTGGCATTCGCTGCATGCCCGCGTCGAGGCCAACTGGTTTGCGCCCGTCTATCCGCCCTTCGTGATCGCGGCCGCGGCCGCCGCCAATCTCGTGCAGTGGAAGCCGCGCCAGCGGCGCCTGGCGGACTTCTGCCTGCGCTGGGCCGCACCCACCGGCATCGTGATGTTTGCAGCGTTGATCGTGCAGGCCAACACCGGCTGGCTGTCGGGCTATCGCCGCGACGCGACCGTGCGCAGCGTCGGCGTCGGCTGGCGCGAGCTCGCGGCGCAGATCGAAGCCGAGCGCGCGCGCAATGGTGCGACCTGCGTGCTTGCGCCGGATTACGGCACCACCGGCTGGCTCGCCTTCTATCTGCCGCGCGGCACCTGCGTGGTGCAGCAGAACCAGCGCATCCGCTGGGTCAACATGCCCGAGCCCGATCCCAAGCTGCTCGCCGGCAAGCTGCTCTATGTCGACGAGCTGCGCGGCGAGGGGCATCCCGCCCTCAACGGCCTTTTTGCGAAGGTGACGCAAATCGCGCAATTGCAGCGCAAGCGCGGCCCGCTCGTGGTCGAAACCTACGGCATCGATCTGCTCGAGGACGCCAGGGGCGATGTGCTGGACCGCTCGCCGCCGCCGGAAGCGCGGTAG
- a CDS encoding tlde1 domain-containing protein, which produces MTTTNWLGAAAIGCVVMGAGWTIYSNVFGASVYPTVGSIGYDEPVIKRAPKVVLREASEAINETFALLLPDRLQVAAPISREMFNERFAAAATQGVPSNAASATPATQVAAAKDAPKQSVIAKVADALKPAAAKVTLTEKVADAAKAKRAPEGQMQLASADPAEIVPAPEAKPKSFADRAKAAVMSITGPRQSMVEKLWGKREPSGGLLAYASADASVTSAIAPKEQNPMFGGAPPYERDTAVYDITAKTVYLPDGTKLEAHSGLGSNLDDPRSQRTRMRGVTPPHIYTLKPREALFHGVPALRLTPIGGESAIYGRDGLLAHTFMLGPNGDSNGCVSFKDYYAFLDAYRNKGIRKLAVLARVD; this is translated from the coding sequence ATGACCACCACCAATTGGCTTGGCGCCGCGGCGATCGGCTGCGTCGTGATGGGCGCCGGCTGGACCATCTACAGCAACGTCTTCGGCGCGAGCGTCTATCCGACCGTCGGCAGCATCGGCTACGACGAGCCCGTGATCAAGCGTGCACCCAAGGTGGTGCTGCGCGAGGCCAGTGAGGCCATCAACGAGACCTTTGCCCTGCTGCTGCCCGACCGGCTCCAGGTCGCAGCTCCGATCTCGCGCGAGATGTTCAACGAGCGCTTTGCCGCCGCTGCCACGCAGGGCGTGCCATCGAATGCGGCGAGCGCCACGCCCGCGACCCAGGTTGCTGCGGCCAAAGACGCCCCGAAGCAGAGCGTGATCGCGAAGGTCGCGGATGCGCTGAAGCCGGCAGCGGCCAAGGTGACGTTGACCGAGAAGGTCGCCGATGCCGCCAAGGCCAAGCGTGCGCCCGAGGGCCAGATGCAACTGGCCTCGGCCGACCCGGCCGAGATCGTGCCGGCGCCCGAGGCAAAGCCAAAATCCTTCGCCGACCGCGCCAAGGCCGCGGTGATGTCGATCACCGGTCCGCGCCAGTCGATGGTGGAAAAGCTCTGGGGCAAGCGTGAGCCGTCCGGGGGACTGCTCGCCTATGCCTCGGCCGATGCCAGCGTGACCTCGGCCATCGCGCCGAAGGAGCAGAACCCGATGTTCGGCGGCGCGCCGCCCTATGAGCGCGACACGGCGGTCTACGACATCACCGCCAAGACGGTTTACCTGCCGGATGGCACCAAGCTCGAGGCGCATTCCGGCCTCGGCTCCAATCTCGACGATCCGCGCTCGCAGCGCACCCGCATGCGCGGCGTGACGCCGCCGCACATCTACACGCTGAAGCCGCGCGAAGCGCTGTTCCACGGCGTGCCGGCGCTGCGCCTGACCCCGATCGGCGGCGAGAGCGCGATCTACGGCCGCGACGGCCTGCTCGCGCACACCTTCATGCTCGGGCCGAACGGCGACTCCAACGGCTGCGTGTCGTTCAAGGATTACTACGCGTTCCTCGACGCCTACCGCAACAAGGGCATCCGCAAGCTCGCGGTGCTGGCGCGGGTGGACTGA
- a CDS encoding FecR domain-containing protein: MRGIAPAGFFILAWSLLLTGYAAAQPANAGCTPSPSAAGTQTWRCDNGITIVAENGARFELKDANRDGHIDSVELSSKALLVDVPKKPGGNPFKVLTPRAIAAVRGTKWAVDVAEAKTAVFVADGRVGVSRGSGGRGVVLGPGEGVDVEATGPLTVKTWGQPRVDALMARLGQ; the protein is encoded by the coding sequence ATGAGAGGGATCGCACCCGCCGGATTTTTCATTCTGGCGTGGTCGTTGTTGTTGACGGGATACGCGGCCGCGCAGCCGGCCAATGCGGGCTGCACGCCGTCGCCATCAGCAGCCGGAACACAGACCTGGCGCTGCGACAACGGCATCACGATCGTTGCGGAGAATGGCGCCAGGTTTGAACTTAAGGACGCCAACCGCGACGGACATATTGACTCCGTGGAGTTGAGCAGCAAGGCGCTGCTGGTCGATGTGCCCAAAAAGCCCGGCGGCAATCCTTTCAAGGTGCTGACGCCACGGGCGATCGCCGCGGTGCGCGGCACGAAATGGGCCGTCGATGTCGCAGAGGCGAAGACCGCGGTGTTCGTCGCCGACGGCCGTGTCGGCGTCTCCCGCGGGAGCGGCGGGCGCGGCGTCGTGCTCGGACCGGGCGAAGGCGTCGACGTCGAGGCGACCGGCCCGTTGACCGTCAAGACATGGGGCCAGCCGCGCGTCGACGCGCTGATGGCAAGACTGGGCCAATAA
- a CDS encoding slipin family protein, with amino-acid sequence MTSEKTWHLLMLNVTVKDGERALLTRNGQLVRVLAPGKHRLFDPLHELKAEVLDVVRSEFSAERYAVLKAARPDLAAELFEAVETRADEIAIVSLDGRPVHLMTPWQVRVYWKIATRIDVERIDVSADPKVSARHLAMIERNRSAVTSETVVENHEAGLLYVEGRLTERLAPGRHAFWTVGRKIEVKRLDLRPQAVEITAQEMLTKDRIALRVTLTAFRKVVDPERTVATVPDVDAWLYRLVQFAIREAVAGRTLDEVLSAKAALDAELRDYVRARVAESGVEVTELGVKDVILPGEIRELVNKVVEAERVAKANLIRRQEETAATRSLLNTARLMEENPLLLRLKELESLERLVEKVGRIDLHAGDGQGLDALLTRLVRLKAPESA; translated from the coding sequence ATGACGTCTGAGAAGACTTGGCATTTGCTGATGCTGAACGTGACGGTGAAGGATGGCGAGCGTGCGTTGCTGACGCGCAACGGGCAGCTCGTGCGCGTGCTCGCGCCCGGCAAGCACCGGCTGTTCGATCCCCTGCACGAGTTGAAGGCCGAGGTGCTCGACGTGGTCCGCAGCGAATTTTCCGCGGAGCGCTACGCGGTGCTGAAGGCCGCGCGGCCCGATCTGGCCGCCGAGCTGTTCGAGGCGGTCGAGACCAGGGCGGACGAGATCGCCATCGTCAGCCTCGACGGCCGGCCCGTGCATCTGATGACGCCCTGGCAAGTGCGCGTCTACTGGAAGATCGCAACGCGCATCGATGTCGAGCGCATCGATGTGTCCGCCGATCCCAAGGTCAGCGCGCGGCATCTGGCCATGATCGAGCGCAACCGCTCGGCCGTGACGTCGGAGACGGTGGTCGAGAACCACGAGGCGGGCCTGCTCTATGTCGAGGGCCGGCTCACCGAGCGGCTCGCGCCCGGCCGGCACGCCTTCTGGACCGTCGGCCGCAAGATCGAGGTGAAGCGCCTCGACCTGCGGCCCCAGGCGGTCGAGATCACCGCGCAGGAGATGCTGACCAAGGATCGCATCGCGCTGCGGGTGACGCTGACGGCGTTCCGTAAGGTGGTCGATCCCGAGCGGACGGTCGCGACCGTGCCCGACGTGGATGCGTGGCTGTACCGCCTGGTGCAGTTCGCGATCCGCGAAGCGGTCGCGGGCCGGACGCTGGACGAGGTGCTGTCTGCGAAGGCGGCGCTGGATGCGGAGCTGCGCGACTATGTGCGCGCACGCGTCGCGGAGTCTGGCGTGGAGGTGACCGAGCTCGGCGTCAAGGACGTGATCCTGCCCGGCGAGATCCGGGAGCTGGTGAACAAGGTGGTGGAGGCGGAGCGGGTCGCGAAGGCGAACCTGATCCGCCGGCAGGAGGAGACCGCGGCGACGCGTTCGCTCCTCAACACCGCCCGCCTGATGGAGGAGAACCCCCTGCTGCTGCGGCTCAAGGAGCTGGAGTCGCTGGAGCGGCTGGTCGAGAAGGTCGGCCGCATCGACCTCCATGCCGGCGACGGCCAGGGCCTCGATGCCCTCTTGACCCGGCTCGTGCGCCTGAAGGCGCCCGAGAGCGCTTGA
- a CDS encoding glutathione binding-like protein, protein MLQLYFSPMACSLASRIALMEAGLDARYHLVHLRTKQVVDDDSDFRGVSPKGAVPVLVLENGERLTESAAVLQYIADAKPEAGLAPRLGDPDRYRLQEWLSFIGAEIHKAFLFPTFWYSDEGSLAKPRARIPQTLSVPSAHLADREFLVGNGFTVADAHLTWALLLLRPAGVDIAQWPSLSAYLERMQARPTIKEAVATEMALRKTLATSPA, encoded by the coding sequence ATGCTGCAACTCTATTTCTCGCCGATGGCCTGCTCGCTTGCGAGCCGCATCGCGCTGATGGAAGCAGGCCTCGATGCGCGCTATCATCTGGTGCATCTCAGGACCAAGCAGGTCGTGGACGACGACAGCGACTTTCGCGGCGTATCGCCGAAGGGAGCAGTGCCGGTCCTCGTGCTGGAGAACGGCGAACGGCTGACCGAAAGCGCGGCGGTGCTGCAATACATCGCCGATGCGAAGCCGGAGGCCGGCCTTGCGCCGCGGCTCGGCGATCCCGATCGCTATCGCCTGCAGGAATGGCTGAGCTTCATCGGCGCAGAGATCCACAAGGCGTTCCTGTTTCCAACCTTCTGGTACAGCGACGAAGGCTCGCTCGCCAAGCCGCGCGCACGGATCCCGCAGACCCTGTCGGTGCCGTCAGCGCACCTTGCCGACCGCGAGTTCCTCGTCGGCAACGGCTTCACCGTCGCGGATGCCCATCTCACCTGGGCCCTGCTGCTGCTCCGTCCCGCAGGGGTAGACATCGCGCAGTGGCCGTCGTTGTCGGCCTATCTCGAACGCATGCAGGCGCGGCCCACCATAAAGGAAGCGGTCGCAACCGAGATGGCCTTGCGCAAGACGCTTGCGACGAGCCCGGCGTGA